The genomic region CCAGAGCACCATGGTCACAATGACCATCGCGGTAATCAGACCCAGTCGCCAGCTGGGCAAAGCGTCCGCCATTTCCCAAATTGAGGAGTAGAAGATGCCGAACGCCCCAGTTCCCGCCGCGGCAGCGAGTACTCCCGACAACTTCGATACCGTCGACAGGGGCTCATTGGTACGTACCATGCCCAGGACCAGTCGGAGTCTGCCCGGTCGCCACCAGGGAGAGGTGATGTAGACGGACCGGCCGGAACGAGACTCCTGCTCGTAGACCACCCCGGAGTCGGATGTGTGCTGGTCGGTTCCGGGTGTCTGCTGGTCGGCGAGAGCGTCCAGGGAGTCGAACAGTACATGGCGAAGTCTCTGGGTCACGCCCTGCCATCCCAGTGCTGGTAGGGAAATGATGACCAGACCTTCCCCGTAGTGCAGCGCGGCGATCTTGGGTTTTCGCCCGGCACGGCGGGGGATTTCGGTGACGATGGCCAGTAGATCTACGTCATCGTCTCGTGCCCATCCTCGAACGGTGTCGAGATCGAGCGTGCCATCTGGGCGCGCTGGGGTTCGACTTTTGTGGTGGGAGAAAAGATATCTGCCGACAGTTTTCTCTCCGTCATTGCCATCACCGAGGACACGTGAGACAGTGCGGGACGGTAGGCCAGGGTCGGCAAAAATAGCAACGCGCACTGGTTGGTTCATGAGGGCCATTATAGGGCCATTATTCGGAGGAACCCACTATTTCACAACCTGCCTGGGCCGACGCTGGTGCGCACTCACGGCGGTGCCGAAATCGAAGGATTCATCAGTCTCGAGCAAATGAGTGCCGAGCGCTTTATACGGATCAAGTCATCGATTAGTCATGATGCTCCAGAAAATCTATTACTGAAGGCCGGCCTGCAACTTCAAACTGGAATCATCGGGACGAGGGTAGCGTCGGTTCCTGGCGTGGTGATGAATTCAGAGCTACTCGGCATCATTCCTAGCGCAGTGGTTGAGAGCCTTGGCTGGTCCGACCGGACACAGATTTTGCCCAATCCGACCAGTGCTGAACCTATGGAAGTGTCGTTGATGTCAAGGGTGAAGCAACGCCGAACGAGGCCACAGAGGTGCTGTTGCAAACATGAATTCCGGATCACTAACTATTTGTTGGTGTGCAGCGCAACGCTGGTACCGGATCCGCCGTTTTCGACGAGAACGCGAGTTTGCAACAGCACCCTCTCATCCACCCGCCAGGAACTGGCCTGCCAGTCAGGTACCTGCCGGTACCACCGTGTTTGCTTGTCCAGCTCAGGGGCATATTTCTGGACCCAGCGGTAGATCGTGGTGTGATCGACCGGCACGCCCCGCTGAAGTCATCATTTCCTCCAGATCGCGGTAGCTCACCCCGTAGCGGCAGTACCACCGCACTGCCCACAGAATGATGTCACGGGGGAAATGACGACCGGAGAAGATACCCATGGCTGTGATTATTTCACGTCGCTTTTCCTACTGCCCCAACTTTGCAACAGCACCCTTAGTCCTTCAGCATCAATCCACTTCAAAAGCGAACAGGGCCCGCAAGGGGCGTCTGAAGCTGCGTTGTTTAAAGGGCCCCACCATTGCGGAATACCCCGTGGGGTATTATGGTTGTGGTGTATGACCGAGGAGAACTTCCCCGGTTGCCCCCGATTTCCTGTGAAGGAGAAACCATGCTCATCGAGCGCATCTACGACAAGGACCTGGCTCAGGCCAGCTACTTTATCGGCTGTCAGGCCAAGAACACGGCCGTGGTAGTCGATCCCCGCCGAGATATCGACGTCTACCAGGCAATGGCAGAAAAGAACGGTATGACGATCGTCGCCGTGGCCGAGACCCACATCCACGCCGATTACCTCTCAGGCACCCGGGAGCTGGCCGCAGCCGTTGGGGCGGATGTTTATGTCTCAGGTGAGGGTGGACAGGACTGGCAGTACGAGTTTGATGCCCAGCGGCTGTACGACGGTGACGAGATCCGTATCGGCAACATCACCATCGCGGCCGTCCACACCCCCGGCCACACGCCAGAGCATCTGTCCTTCCTGGTCACCGACGGTGCATTTGCCGATGAACCCGGCTACATGCTCACCGGTGACTTCGTTTTCGCCGGGGATCTGGGCCGACCCGATCTACTGGATGAGGCCGCCGGGGGTGTGGATACCCGTTTTGAAGGGGCTCAGCAGATGTTCGCCAGCCTGCGGGACAAGTTCCTCACCCTGCCCGACCACGTCCAGGTCTTCCCCGGTCACGGGGCGGGTTCTGCCTGCGGTAAGGCGTTGGGGTCTGTTCCTTCCACGACGGTCGGTTACGAGCGGAAATACTCCTGGTGGGGCCGCTATCTGGCCGACAATGACGAGCAGGGCTTCATCGATGAGCTGCTTGATGGTCAGCCTGATGCCCCGGCCTACTTCGGCCGGATGAAAAGGCAGAATCGTCGTGGTCCGGCCATCATGGGTGAGCGCGCCCCCCTCGCCGAGCTGGATGCCGCGACTGTCGCCGCCCAGTTGGAGGCCGATGAGGTGGCCTTCGTCGACACCCGCTTCGCCGATCAGGTCCACACCGGCACCGTTACCCGCGCCCTGAACATCCCGGCGGGCGGCTCGGTGGCCACCTACGCCGCCTGGGTCGTCGACCCGGAGAAAGATGCCCGTCCGTTGGTCCTGTTGGCCGAGGATCAGGAGTCCGCGCAGGAATTTTGGGACCACCTGGTGCGCGTGGGTATCGATACCGTCGCCGGCTATCTGACCAGTATCGAGGCGCTGCCGCAGGTTATGCCACAGGTGATCAATCCCGCCAAGCTCGAGTCCTTCGACGTCGCAGAGCTGCTTGATGTGCGGGCGAAGAGCGAGTACACCGCCGGGCACATCCCCGGGGCTACCCAGCTCCACGGCGGGCGGGTGCTGTGGAACCTGGACCAGCTCCCCGGAGAGGGGGCCATCGTGACCTACTGCCAGAGCGGTACTCGCAGTTCTGTAGCGGCCAGCGGTCTGCGCAATGCGGGCTTCGACGTGGTTGAACTGGAAGGCTCTTACGAGGGATGGCTCAACCACCAGGCCAAGGTGGATGCCACCCAGCGCTAGTTGAAACCGTGACAGGAGGGACCGTTCCATCAGGGACGGTCCCTCTTGCGATTCATCCTTGCCCCTTCCTGGAGATGGCCATGGGGATTAAGCGGGATTAGGGGGCTCACGCTCGTCGGATGTGAGTTCATGTCCCGCGGCACTGCTACGGTGCGGTCCTCTATCTCTCAAGACACAGAAAGGGGAGGTGGAACTAGGCACCGGTGGCAGGGGGGGCTCAGGCCGAAATCCCCGCATGCACTCGCGGATGTGTCTCGTATAGGCGTACTGCCACCACCAGTGCGGAGACCGCGCTGATAACTGCAGCCACCCACACGGCGGCATGCAGGCCCATGAGGTCGGCGACCATCCCACCGAGCAAGGCGCCAGCAGCGTAACCGAGGTCCCGCCGCACTCGGTCGACACCCACCGTGCGGTCCCGCTGGGCGGGGCGGGCGACATCGCCGACCACAGCCAACAGGGTGGGATAGACCAGGGCGGTGCCTGCCCCGAGGACGACCGTGCCGACAGCCCAATCCGGGAAACCCCTAAGGGCGATAACCACCAATCCCACGGCCTGGATGGCCATGCCGCTGGCAATAAAGGGTTTGCGGCCATACCTGTCGGAGGCCGCACCAGTAATCAGCTGCCCAACACCCCATACCCCGGGGTAGAGGGCGCCGAGCACCCCGATCTGGGTCAGGCTCAGCTCCGCGGTGGCAAACAGCAGGGGGGAACAGGCCCCAGGACAGTCCGAAGTTGAGGTTGTTGACCAACCCCGCCTGGCTGGCGGCGGACAGTGCTGGCTCGCGGATGCTGGTGTCGAGGAAGATATCCGAGTTGGTCCACATCGGAATAGGGGCATCAGGGTCGGGGCGGTTGGTTTCAGCAGCCTCCAAGTCAGCGTGGTCCCGGGTTTCACGTACCCCCAGGTGCTAATGCCCAGGGCAAGGACGGCGTAGGCCAGACCCAGTAGAAACGGGGCGGGGCACAAACCGTGGGTTTCAGCCAGGTGGCCGGCGAACAGGGAAGTGACCGCGACCGCGGCATGCCCGGCGGCTTCGTTAAGACCCACCGCCAGGCCCCGATGGGCAGGCCCTGCGAGATCGATTTTCGTCACCACGGTCGTTGACCAGGTCAGACCCTGGTTAAACCCGAGCAAGACGTTGGCGGCGATCGCCCACCATCAGGTCGGGGCGAGGATGAGCATGACTGGCACTGGCAAGGCAATCAACCAGCCGATCAGCAGGACCGGTTTGTGTCCGTACCGGTCCGACCACGTTCCGGCAAACCAGTTGGCGGCGGCCTTGGTCGCCCCGCAGGCAGCGATATAGGTGAATACGAAGGTGTAACCGGTCAGGCCGAATTCATGCTCGGCGAGTAGGAGAAGTACGGTCTGTTGTTGACCGATCATGCCGCCCACCAGGGCGTTGACCACCACCAGGAGGGTCAACTGTGTGGCGTTGGCCCGCAAACCCAGCACAGGGGCAGGCGATCGGCCAGCACACATGAAAACTGCTGTCAGAGATCAGCTAATGTCCACAGGCCGGTGATGGGGGAATCGGGACAGCAGGCGGATTCACAAGCCCAGGCAACGAAGCGGAGGAGGCCTGCGCAACAGCCAAGGCGTGTCCTCGACTCCGTGACCGAGGTGGGTGGCCTCCGGTCAACGGCGCGGGGACACGCCTTGGCTGATGAACTGGGTCGGTGAGCACGCTTGCAGGTGATGGGTGCGGGCACCGGGGATGGAAAAGTGG from Corynebacterium ammoniagenes DSM 20306 harbors:
- a CDS encoding MBL fold metallo-hydrolase; amino-acid sequence: MLIERIYDKDLAQASYFIGCQAKNTAVVVDPRRDIDVYQAMAEKNGMTIVAVAETHIHADYLSGTRELAAAVGADVYVSGEGGQDWQYEFDAQRLYDGDEIRIGNITIAAVHTPGHTPEHLSFLVTDGAFADEPGYMLTGDFVFAGDLGRPDLLDEAAGGVDTRFEGAQQMFASLRDKFLTLPDHVQVFPGHGAGSACGKALGSVPSTTVGYERKYSWWGRYLADNDEQGFIDELLDGQPDAPAYFGRMKRQNRRGPAIMGERAPLAELDAATVAAQLEADEVAFVDTRFADQVHTGTVTRALNIPAGGSVATYAAWVVDPEKDARPLVLLAEDQESAQEFWDHLVRVGIDTVAGYLTSIEALPQVMPQVINPAKLESFDVAELLDVRAKSEYTAGHIPGATQLHGGRVLWNLDQLPGEGAIVTYCQSGTRSSVAASGLRNAGFDVVELEGSYEGWLNHQAKVDATQR